One Papio anubis isolate 15944 chromosome 9, Panubis1.0, whole genome shotgun sequence genomic window carries:
- the RNF34 gene encoding E3 ubiquitin-protein ligase RNF34 isoform X2: MKAGATSMWASCCGLLNEVMGTGAVRGQQSGFAGATGPFRFTPNPEFSTYPPAATEGPNIVCKACGLSFSVFRKKHVCCDCKKDFCSVCSVLQENLRRCSTCHLLQETAFQRPQLMRLKVKDLRQYLILRNIPIDTCREKEDLVDLVLCHHGLGSEDDMDTSSLNSSRSQTSSFFTRSFFSNYTAPSATMSSFQGELMDGDQTSRSGVPAQVQSEITSANTEDDDDDDDEEEEEEEDDEENVEDRNPGLSKERARASLSDLSSLDDVEGMSVRQLKEILARNFVNYSGCCEKWELVEKVNRLYKENEENQKSYGERLQLQDEEDDSLCRICMDAVIDCVLLECGHMVTCTKCGKRMSECPICRQYVVRAVHVFKS; this comes from the exons ATGAAG GCGGGTGCCACGTCTATGTGGGCTTCGTGCTGTGGGCTGCTGAATGAAGTCATGGGAACTGGAGCTGTCAGAGGCCAGCAGTCAGGATTTGCAGGAGCCACCGGTCCATTCAGATTTACACCAAACCCTGAGTTTTCCACCTACCCACCAGCAGCTACAGAAGGGCCCAACATAGTTTGTAAAGCCTGTGGACTTTCATTTTCAGTCTTTAGAAAGAAG catGTTTGCTGTGACTGCAAGAAGGATTTTTGCTCCGTTTGTTCAGTTTTACAAGAAAATCTCCGTAGATGTTCTACTTGTCACTTATTACAAGAGACAGCATTTCAGCGCCCTCAGTTAATGCGACTGAAGGTGAAGGACCTGCGGCAGTATCTCATTCTGAGAAATATACCCATAGATACTTGTCGTGAGAAGGAAGACTTGGTGGATCTAGTGCTGTGCCATCATGGACTAGGCTCTGAGGACGACATGGACACAAGCAGTCTGAATTCTTCAAGGTCCCAGACTTCTAGCTTTTTTACACGTTCGTTTTTTTCAAACTATACAGCCCCCTCTGCTACTATGTCTTCGTTTCAGGGAGAGCTTATGGATGGAGACCAGACATCCAGATCTGGAGTGCCGGCACAG GTACAAAGTGAAATCACTTCAGCAAACACGGAAgatgatgatgacgacgatgatgaggaggaggaggaggaggaggatgatgaaGAAAACGTGGAGGATCGG AACCCCGGGCTCTCCAAGGAGAGAGCGAGAGCTTCGCTGTCTGACTTGTCAAGCCTTGATGATGTGGAAGGGATGAGCGTGCGCCAGCTGAAGGAAATTCTGGCTCGGAATTTTGTCAACTATTCTGGCTGTTGTGAAAAATGGGAACTGGTAGAGAAAGTAAACCGGTTatacaaagagaatgaagaaaaccaaaagtCCT ATGGTGAGCGGCTGCAGCTGCAGGATGAGGAAGACGACAGCCTGTGTCGCATCTGCATGGATGCCGTCATCGACTGTGTCCTGCTGGAGTGCGGGCACATGGTTACCTGCACCAAGTGTGGCAAGCGCATGAGTGAGTGTCCCATCTGCCGGCAGTATGTGGTGCGAGCCGTGCACGTGTTCAAGTCCTGA
- the RNF34 gene encoding E3 ubiquitin-protein ligase RNF34 isoform X1, translating into MRKAGATSMWASCCGLLNEVMGTGAVRGQQSGFAGATGPFRFTPNPEFSTYPPAATEGPNIVCKACGLSFSVFRKKHVCCDCKKDFCSVCSVLQENLRRCSTCHLLQETAFQRPQLMRLKVKDLRQYLILRNIPIDTCREKEDLVDLVLCHHGLGSEDDMDTSSLNSSRSQTSSFFTRSFFSNYTAPSATMSSFQGELMDGDQTSRSGVPAQVQSEITSANTEDDDDDDDEEEEEEEDDEENVEDRNPGLSKERARASLSDLSSLDDVEGMSVRQLKEILARNFVNYSGCCEKWELVEKVNRLYKENEENQKSYGERLQLQDEEDDSLCRICMDAVIDCVLLECGHMVTCTKCGKRMSECPICRQYVVRAVHVFKS; encoded by the exons ATGAGGAAG GCGGGTGCCACGTCTATGTGGGCTTCGTGCTGTGGGCTGCTGAATGAAGTCATGGGAACTGGAGCTGTCAGAGGCCAGCAGTCAGGATTTGCAGGAGCCACCGGTCCATTCAGATTTACACCAAACCCTGAGTTTTCCACCTACCCACCAGCAGCTACAGAAGGGCCCAACATAGTTTGTAAAGCCTGTGGACTTTCATTTTCAGTCTTTAGAAAGAAG catGTTTGCTGTGACTGCAAGAAGGATTTTTGCTCCGTTTGTTCAGTTTTACAAGAAAATCTCCGTAGATGTTCTACTTGTCACTTATTACAAGAGACAGCATTTCAGCGCCCTCAGTTAATGCGACTGAAGGTGAAGGACCTGCGGCAGTATCTCATTCTGAGAAATATACCCATAGATACTTGTCGTGAGAAGGAAGACTTGGTGGATCTAGTGCTGTGCCATCATGGACTAGGCTCTGAGGACGACATGGACACAAGCAGTCTGAATTCTTCAAGGTCCCAGACTTCTAGCTTTTTTACACGTTCGTTTTTTTCAAACTATACAGCCCCCTCTGCTACTATGTCTTCGTTTCAGGGAGAGCTTATGGATGGAGACCAGACATCCAGATCTGGAGTGCCGGCACAG GTACAAAGTGAAATCACTTCAGCAAACACGGAAgatgatgatgacgacgatgatgaggaggaggaggaggaggaggatgatgaaGAAAACGTGGAGGATCGG AACCCCGGGCTCTCCAAGGAGAGAGCGAGAGCTTCGCTGTCTGACTTGTCAAGCCTTGATGATGTGGAAGGGATGAGCGTGCGCCAGCTGAAGGAAATTCTGGCTCGGAATTTTGTCAACTATTCTGGCTGTTGTGAAAAATGGGAACTGGTAGAGAAAGTAAACCGGTTatacaaagagaatgaagaaaaccaaaagtCCT ATGGTGAGCGGCTGCAGCTGCAGGATGAGGAAGACGACAGCCTGTGTCGCATCTGCATGGATGCCGTCATCGACTGTGTCCTGCTGGAGTGCGGGCACATGGTTACCTGCACCAAGTGTGGCAAGCGCATGAGTGAGTGTCCCATCTGCCGGCAGTATGTGGTGCGAGCCGTGCACGTGTTCAAGTCCTGA